The following is a genomic window from Bombus vancouverensis nearcticus chromosome 15, iyBomVanc1_principal, whole genome shotgun sequence.
GCATATTAATAGATATCATAGGCAGAAAGCTAAAAAAAAGTACATTTTTGTTACGATATTTTTCCAAAAAGGTACCTCGAGGCGCATCCAGACGCGGCGGAGACCTGGTTTCGCGAGAACGCGAGCCTCGAGCTTCGTCAACGACTTCAGAGTATGACTGTGGTTCAAACCAAATCACCACTGAAGAACGTACACCAACAGGAGAACCTTCTGAGTCGAAGCAAACGGAACAGTGTCACCTCCGATCTGTTCCAGAGTTGGCTGGCCTCCAGTTCACCGGCGAAACGCAGTAGAAGTCCCAGCAGGTGACTTAACatctttttaatcttttctattttaagaactttttcatcttttcaacgttatatgtaaatattcaaagaaactTGTGTCTGAGGGCTatgaaaatttttcaaataaacaaATACGTTCTACCTCGTTTAGGTATCTACTATACTTAGATTGCAGTTACTTATTCCCTATAAttgcgtttataaaaatattgcgatttacataaatatctttAATCTACTAAGgatgaaaatttataaaaaaatgaattattactttaatttgCCCTTATCATCAACGGTTTGCTAAAGAGTAAAAATCTTCATTCGTAGAACAAAGAAAATATCAGAATACCTATAAGATATGATCGTGTATGTTAAATCCAGGACTTACACCTCGTTGGTAGGACGAAGAGAAGAGCTCAACAGGTTAGATGAGAGCGATTTGTTCATGGAGTTGATCAGGGATGTGGCGAATGAGCTGGATATCAACGTTCTTTGTCATAAGATCCTTGTGAACGTCGGCCTGCTCACGCATGCTGATCGTGGAAGCCTTTTTCTGGCTAAAGGACCTCTGGAGGATAGATATTTAGTTGCAAAATTGTTCGATGTGACGCAAGACACTGAATTGGAGGAAGCCATTCAAAGGGCGAAGAACGAAGAGATTAAGATTCCTTTTGGAGTTGGAATTGCTGGCTATGTAGCTCAAACTAAGGAAATCATCAACATCAAGGATGCTTACAAGGTACGCATAAAAAAGAGATTCGATGAATCGATAATAAGTAAGATGTTAAGCATAAGAATGGTtgacaattttaaaaaataaagaaaaaaattctgGATAAAAACATTTCTAGGACAAAAATAGTTGATAAATGTTCCTTTCTAGGATCCAAGGTTCAATAGTTCCATCGATATGAGAACGGGTTACAAGACAACATTGATTTTATCTATGCCTATCTGCAATTACGAGGGAGACGTGATTGGTGTTGCACAGATTATAAACAAGACTAATGGTAGTAACGAATTTACCGATAGAGACGTGGAGGTGTTCCAAAGGTTAGCGAATGTTACCACTCGTTAAAAGTAAAAAGCAACATTACGGACTCTACGTTATGCCAAAGAATTACGCTAAATATTTTCTATCGTGGATACAGATTATAGACTATCAGACGATAATCTAATGGCAAGTGAAACAAATAAAGACAAGACAGATAAGACAAGATGGAAACAATtggaaaaatacaaaatatttatcgttGAATATTGTAGTACAATAGCTGCCTatctttgaaataaattaaaaacatcGAGACATACATATTCTACGTCTGTATGAAAAAACTAATTACAGGTACCTAACATTTTGCGGAATCGGAATACAAAACGCACAGCTTTTCGAGTTATCGGTGCAAGAGTACCGAAGAAATCAGATTCTGCTGAATCTTGCTAGAAACATATTCGAAGAACAGAACAATCTGGAATGTTTGGTCACGAAAATAATGACCGAAGCGAAGGAACTTCTAAAATGTGAAAGATGTGCCGTGTATCTTCTAGATCTTGACTGCGGCGAGGCAGTAAGTTCATTCGAATAATCAACCTCAACGTAATTAAAGTACGAAACAGATTTTTGATGAATTTCTAATTTTCTCTACTCGGTTGTTAAATAGCATAGAATAAGTAAAGCTGTGAGAAAAGCGAGGATTTCTCGAGCCCTTTGAAAGGGTCGGCGAGGAGCGTAATAAGAAATCCTAAGTTTCGTTTCAGGGCCACCTCGAAAAAATCGTCGAACGACCGGGAAAATCGACGCAAGAGTGCCGGAAACCGCTGTCGAGGAGAGAGGTGAGTGACACCGGCAACGTGTTGCTCGAGTTCGTAAGTCTGatcatctttttcttctttcctggCGGCTCAGAGTAACAACATCGAGATGGAGGACATTTTCCAACAACACGTAAGTAAATCTCTTGGTCCTTGACGTATCAATAGCGTttaatattcttaatttttcattttcctttcgcgtcaaaatttctctttttatgCCTAGGCATTGAACGATGCAAATAAATTTACTACAATCTTCGAGATGGACAACGAGACTCAGGAAGCTAAAGTCTACAGACCTAGCGGAAGCGATCTATCGAATCCTCTGGGTCAGATCGCAAGATACGTCGCTGCTACTGGTCAGATTTTGAATATTGGAGACGTGACCACATGGTTGAAGAAGGACGTTGTTCAAGCTGGTAGTGGACCCATCAAGAGTATCCTTTGTATGCCAATAGTTAATGGACAGAGAACTGTGATTGGCGTTGCTCAATTAATCAACAAggttgtttttcattttttttatatcaaatacttttatattttttagttttcaGGAGTGAGAATCTTTGATAATTAGAGTGATTatcttctattttttattagaaaaattaatagtttttttaattaaaattaaatagtttgaaattgaaaaatccaATATTTACGAAGCTCACTATCGATCTACGAAATCTAAAGTTCAATTATCGATAAACTATTCCACAGGACAACGGAACATCCTTCACGGACTCAGACGTATCGATCTTCGAGGCGTTCGCCATTTTCTGCGGCCTCGGAATCCACAATACCCAAATGTACGAGTCAGCTTGTAAGCTGATGGCCAAGCAGAAAGTAGCTCTTGAATGTCTGAGCTACCATGCGACAGCCAGCAATGACGACACATTGAAATTAACTTCTGAACCGATACCGTCCGCGgaatgttataatttgtacaGTTTCACTTTCATTGACTTCGATTTGACCGACGAAGACACCTGTAGAGCTACAATTAGAATGTTCAAGCAATGCGACCTCATCCAAAAATTTCATATCCCCTACGAGGTTCTCTGTAGATGGGTTCTCAGTGTCAAGAAAAATTATAGGTaagaaaattgttaaattaattaaagtatGTTACATAATACTCCAAAAGTAAATGGTTTTGGAAATTTTGTCAGCAGAGTCTCCCTTAATTAACTAtcgaaattattataaaaactgCATTACAACTTATGAAATGCCGTAACAAGATTACAAACAATTggattgcggatgtttatgtatttataaaatatttaaatatacatgCGAAATATTCAAGATGAAGTACTCGTTATAATGTTTATGCAGCGAATCAAATCTCTGTCTAGATTgcatttccttttattttataatttgcaCAACATCCACAGTCTAATAGTAATGCCGAGAcaaaaatgaatgaaaatgTATATTAAAGTAACTTGTGGAACCTGCTATAGCATGGAAATTTCTTAACTATTTTTAGACCAGTCAAGTACCATAATTGGAGGCATGCACTAAACGTCGCCCAGACGATGTTCGCCATGCTGAAAACCGGCAAGATGGAGCAGTTCATGACAGACCTTGAAATTCTTGGACTCTTAGTCGCTTGTTTGTGTCACGACTTAGACCATCGAGGAACCAATAACGCGTTTCAAATGAAGACAGAATCGCCGTTGGCCATTCTCTATTCAACAAGTACTATGGAACATCATCATTTCGATCAATGTGTCATGATCCTGAATTCGGACAGCAATAACATCTTTCAGAGTCTATCTATGGAAGATTATAGGAAGGTGATGAAGGTGGTTGAAAGTGCGATACTTTCTACTGATTTGGCTGTttattttaagaagaaaaatagatTCATGGAGCTGATCGATGAGGGAGAATTCGATTGGCAGAGTGAGGAGAAGAAAGAACGTAAGATTAATTTATCAATGATTACCGTAAAAGCTAGTAATTCACCTATATATCATTTACGTATATCCTCTGTTTCCTCTATAGTATATCCTATAATATGATGAAAGATAGATCTGAAGAGTGGTTTCGGTTGATTTGCGATATCATAAATagtgaaaatgaaatttgtaattaaaaatttaataactgGTGTTCTGTACCGACGGGGTGAcatcaaatttaatattttattatttctttataatagAGAGAAAtctaagtaaatattactctattTCCATAATGTCTGCAAATTTGACGTTTAattatatatgattttttatacTCGTGGAAAAACTAAATCTAGAAAACACCTATTCCCCTATATCCAGTATACCCAGAGGTGATATCCAGTAAAATAAATTCTAAGAGCCTTAAATCCATAATGCGCTAAATCCAATAGACAGCAATTTTCCTATATCTATAGTAAAATCAAATCTCGAagtcatatgtatatatatactatatttataataaaatctatCCCACCTAACAGCTAACAGTCAACCTAACTCTACATTTCTAACATTGCCTAACTTAAATTCTATTGTAATTACTCTTCACTGACAGCACTATATCAAATACCAAATTCTCATCCTTCGATTTCCACTTTCTATTTCCAGTGCTATGTGGAATGATGATGACGGCGTGCGACGTGAGCGCCATAGCAAAGCCTTGGGAAGTACAACACCGCGTAGCCAAGCTAGTCGCCGATGAATTCTTCGACCAGGGTGATCTAGAACGTCTTCAGTTAAATCAACAACCAGTGGCCATGATGGATCGTGAAAGAAAGGACGAACTTCCCCAAATGCAAGTTGGTTTCATCGACGTGATATGTCTGCCTTTATACAAGGTCCTCTCAGACACTTTTCCATGGATCATGCCTCTCTATGAGGGCACCATGGAAAATAGGCAACATTGGCAAGACCTGGCTGAAAAAGTCGAGATGGGTTTGACCTGGATTGATCGTGACACCATTGACGAGCCTGTAGAAGAATTCATTTCCTATGAACCCAAGGACATCGAGTTCACTGTCACGACCTTGAACTGTGCTCACGTAGACAGAAAAGAAGTTGCAGAAAAATCCACGTTAGGAAGATTCGCTTCTTTAAGAAAAGGAGGTCGAACATTAACCAAAGGTGTCAGACATCGAATCAGTAGGTCACTTTATGCTAGAAGCACTCCTGAAGATGCTGCAAGATCGAAAGCTTTGATACCTGACAGAAAGAGTCGGAACAAATTATGTTTGCTCATTTGACGGCTTACGTCCACCACTCTTGAGAGCATACCGGAATGACGAAAGAAAAATAGGAAGATTttatgaaaaatgtaaaattttctTAAGATTAGCTCTGGTGGACGTTGATAGTGTCTACTGGCTAATTTATACTAGCTTGCAACTAGTTATTTACGAAGAAATAAAGATTACCTTGAGCTCTTGATGTTCATAGAAGATTTTGAAAAATCACGGTAATCAAGATTGTTAATAGAATTATGGAGATAACAGAAGATTAATGGAGAGTAATTCATTGAGAATGAAGAACTAAATTCTAGAGAATATAATGACTGTATAGTGGAGCAAGAAAGAAAAGTTCATAGAAGGTTTTGGAAAATTGTGGTAATCGAAATTGTTAACAGAACGACGAAATCATTCGTTAAATAATGGACGACTGTAAAAATGAAACTTCTAAATGACTGTATAGCGAAGATACGAAGCAATGAATGCCTTGAAAAATCAAAAACTATCAAAGTAACATGGAATTGAGGTTTCCTtgaacgaagaaaatatttaagatCACAGAGTCAAAGCTGAAAATGGGAGCTTGCAAGATTTCATTCCAAGACTGTCGAGTCTTTAGGTGGGAAGTTAGACGAATAGTCGATGGCTAGGTAGTTAGACTGGTGATGAGTTAGGCAACCTTCATCGACTTTTACCATTCAGAAAAAGAAACGTGATGTAGTCGACGATGGTACGAATTCAATTTTGACAATCTTTTTTGTATTACATCTCGATACCTTATTAGGATAATTCCAGAGATATAGAATCGATGAAAAATGGAAGAATGGATCTCGCgatttataaaatagaaaagaaaagaatagtTGGAAGATGGGCATTTTTATATATCAATGGAAAGGAGacgaaaaatacagaaaaaataATGAGAAATATGTACCCAAATGATAGGCATTTTTATATTCcaaagaaaaagagggaaaatagagaaaattgtaaaagaaaaaatgaaaacaacAGAAAATGTTGCAGTCTCGATGCATTCTCGAGACATTGCATTTCGATTCCACGCGTTTCTAAGATAGCGCCGAGAATCAGTCAGCGATAAAGGTATGTACAAGGCAAATTAATGCTTACGAATCGAATTAACGATTCAATTACGTCATTCAACCACACCAAAAATTGCGTCTATGACGCAGGAAATAAATACGCGATCTCGCATTCTGCAATTCAAGGATGTGACTCGCAatcttatttttgtattttactctttttttcttcttcttcctttataCATATCTTTCCTGGTGTCAATAACTTATCATTAATCCAAGTATCTTTCCTATTTTCTGTTGTTTTAATTAATATCCAGAGGATGATAAGCCAGGAAAAAGCTCAAAAAGAATTCGATGAGTCTTTTGTTTCATTAAACTATTAAGTATTTATGATTGAATCGTATGAAATCCTTGTCACAGATGGTGTTGTGCAAAATAGATATTTTCTTGATGAAACAAAAAGACACAAGCGTGATACAAGCCTGGCCGATCCGTGCTAATAGTACGTACAAGTATCAATTAATTATTCAGGATCGTTCGAGTgcggtgtttaaaaaaaaatgcaaatatGTGAATACTGCGACAAGAGTGAGACTGGTTTCTAGTCTTTTGATATAGCCACTGTGTACGAACATGCCTGTCAGAGACTATCGCACACGACTAAATAAAATCTGAATGTGCTCAAAGTGTCTTACActtcttctaccttttctctgtcccctagaaataaattaattttaaattaaacaatttatagaaattaaaaaaaattaaataaaaggtATGAAGTATGGAAAGAATATGATAGAATCTAGTGTTTATATACTTGATTCTAGAAAAAATACAATAGTATTGAATTTTCGACATTCAAAGGACATCTTTTTTGATGAATGAAAACTTCACAATTTTTCGATCAATAActcatgaaaatattatttatgataaatattaattaattagtttaTCAATACCTGAGAGAgaaatttttttgtaattattataaatcacCCGTAATTCGCATaggaattttcattttcagtgACTATCGTGACCCACTGATGACCTATGAACAAGATTTATAAGTGACCAGCGACCCACGATAACACAAAAAAGTTGTATTAAAATCATCTCATTTCAATTTCAAAGAGTAGTCCTTTGGCTCCGTGACTTTTACGCagcattttattattaaaacattTAGAAATTACACTCGAACGATGGTGTCCTTTACACAATAACGAATCATcaaacgttttctttttttcttttggtcCTAcgattaaattaagtataaCAAACGGTTTCCCCTCATCATCTTTTTTCTCTTGATACTCCGTGTGTCGACGATTTAAATTCgctatttacatatttatgcaACGTTTGTTTGCatagtaaaagaaagaaagaggagccTGACACGCGTAACACTACGACACTGTTCgacaattattttcattttttctataAGACAAAAAATGTGTCCCTTATATTAGAGATTTTCATTTGTTTAATCTCATTTATAATTCATTTACTTAAGAAACgtaagatagatagatagatagacacagaaagagagagaggaagagagagagagaatgtcgAGGCAGTGGCGCGGCTATTTGGCAAGACTCTTTCACCTTGTCGTACAATTTATGTGGAGCAGGCTCCATTTATGATCACCGTGACCAAGGACGAGACCGAGTTTTACCCTAGAAAATGAATGCTTAATCTCCTCATGACACGGGTAAGTATATGTGGGCACTAAAACAGCCATCGAAACATCTCGTAAAAAACGATATACTCGTTAGTCAATGTTATAAAGAAGAAAAGTTTCGAGGCTTGTCGATTGAGATCATATCATAACGTTCTATGGGGAAACGAATACGAAAAATCATAAAGCATCTGTGAAAAAGTCGAGCATACGGTTTGCAAGATTTGAcaagaaaaattcttttaaatctCGCGCGAGttcgtagaaaaatataaaaacaaaagaatcaCGCATACAATGCGACTATAATTATGTATAACCGGCATCATCCAACTAAGTGTATGTGAATCGCGGTTCATCCTTGATCACAATGCTCGCACCGTCACATTGATTcgatataatataatctattttttaattaatcatcTCTTTCGTAATTCaccttttttttcgttttcgtctcttcttttttcttttttctcttcttttttgtacaattttattttttagccAATCCAACGGAGATTTCTCTGAGCGCAAATACTTTGTGCCAgcaatttcgatttttcgatcCGATTTGTCTAATTAATTACTCTGTTAATAGAGAGGTGTCACATCCACGATGAACACCTGGGTTTGTGACGTGTGTCGTGTTCACAGGTTCAATGAGTAAAACTCACGAGATATGGTCACTGAACAGAAGCATCGTGGAAGATATAACGCGAAGAATAATTAAGCTTAAACGAAGTTGAACAAAGCGTTTTAAGCTTATAATGACGCGAAAAATGTTTCTCAGTACTTGACGATGATGCTGAATCAAATTCAAAACCAAATTGAGTTTGGAACTATTCAACTGAGAAATGGAACTCGAATTTGATTCACATACACAGTCTGTTAAATGCAGATGAcgataaaatttttaaacggaCAGTAAAAATCTTTTTAAACATTCACTCGATATACAAAGAAACTGGGCATGTAAGTAAAATCTGTGTAAGTGTTTCTGGTCTTATGCATTTGATGAATATAACACGCTCCTTAGTAAATACACACCCAGATACTTTGCATCGATTGTTTACACTGGCATTGTCATATGCATAGAAAATTTAACGCCTCGGCCTTGATACGCATCCACGATTTGTCCAAACTCAGTGCTGGACACTAGATACAATAATTCCAATTGATCAAAAACATACATGCAAAGAAAGAGTAATTGTGTCCTTGTTTTCAAGACAAACCCTGTGAAAGTGTACTTTTGTTACTGTTATTTCACGATCGAAAGTCTCACGAAGTGTCAATGAAATTTGTTACATTCCATCAAATGGAATAAACAAAGCTTTCCTTAGAACAAACTTACATTATACTATATCAAAGAAGTCAACTTTTGTTCGTGTTATTTAACAAAACCATTGCATGTATGTTTACAGTATCATTCACTGGAAATGTAAACCATTTTCCTTTATTCTGTGAATCTCTGTAAAATTCACATTGCATGAACTAAATTGTACGGTACGATTGGAGTTTGAACAAAATTTATGTCCAGAGACACTCATCAGCTCATATAAGTTTTGCAATCCCAACAAAGTGGCAGAAGTGCTCGGATCACATAAAGAACTCCCTGGATCGGCTAATGTGCAGTCACGATGCA
Proteins encoded in this region:
- the Pde6 gene encoding phosphodiesterase 6, whose protein sequence is MESEDEVDEELPEVKHTEVDRNDNLKKFETMKISTKPMSSKTAERSKCHLVCSLNPEQLEPPVVPCNDPDKTKTQEESKLPLSTSIKTDTKDSEIVLKDRICRSKRITCQDTIHEYDEDDSLTMEKVGRYLEAHPDAAETWFRENASLELRQRLQSMTVVQTKSPLKNVHQQENLLSRSKRNSVTSDLFQSWLASSSPAKRSRSPSRTYTSLVGRREELNRLDESDLFMELIRDVANELDINVLCHKILVNVGLLTHADRGSLFLAKGPLEDRYLVAKLFDVTQDTELEEAIQRAKNEEIKIPFGVGIAGYVAQTKEIINIKDAYKDPRFNSSIDMRTGYKTTLILSMPICNYEGDVIGVAQIINKTNGSNEFTDRDVEVFQRYLTFCGIGIQNAQLFELSVQEYRRNQILLNLARNIFEEQNNLECLVTKIMTEAKELLKCERCAVYLLDLDCGEAGHLEKIVERPGKSTQECRKPLSRRESNNIEMEDIFQQHALNDANKFTTIFEMDNETQEAKVYRPSGSDLSNPLGQIARYVAATGQILNIGDVTTWLKKDVVQAGSGPIKSILCMPIVNGQRTVIGVAQLINKDNGTSFTDSDVSIFEAFAIFCGLGIHNTQMYESACKLMAKQKVALECLSYHATASNDDTLKLTSEPIPSAECYNLYSFTFIDFDLTDEDTCRATIRMFKQCDLIQKFHIPYEVLCRWVLSVKKNYRPVKYHNWRHALNVAQTMFAMLKTGKMEQFMTDLEILGLLVACLCHDLDHRGTNNAFQMKTESPLAILYSTSTMEHHHFDQCVMILNSDSNNIFQSLSMEDYRKVMKVVESAILSTDLAVYFKKKNRFMELIDEGEFDWQSEEKKELLCGMMMTACDVSAIAKPWEVQHRVAKLVADEFFDQGDLERLQLNQQPVAMMDRERKDELPQMQVGFIDVICLPLYKVLSDTFPWIMPLYEGTMENRQHWQDLAEKVEMGLTWIDRDTIDEPVEEFISYEPKDIEFTVTTLNCAHVDRKEVAEKSTLGRFASLRKGGRTLTKGVRHRISRSLYARSTPEDAARSKALIPDRKSRNKLCLLI